From one Dermacentor silvarum isolate Dsil-2018 chromosome 3, BIME_Dsil_1.4, whole genome shotgun sequence genomic stretch:
- the LOC119444163 gene encoding ubiquitin-conjugating enzyme E2 Z, whose product MTSGPRGIGAAAGRLRMPPNYWDPIVYQNEQPTPHCLLRVRRDIAELHTEPLPGVFVAPEESDLTRIHAVLVGPSKTPYHGGFFHFLVKCPPDYPMSPPRVRIMTTDGGRVTFNRHFYSNGKVCLSLLGTFQGSTWSPAQTVGSVLLSIQSIMTEDPFDDQGLVAAVPLPGRDPRCTSRVTVSHETIRAAVCDVVESCLRGHAPWPTSLREPVLKAFAENYPHYEEACKNNLVADGRAMVGAGMISADQSKYDFETLLKRLQGLNEQVREQGNEAAAGAATANAATD is encoded by the exons ATGACGTCTGGTCCTAGAGGCATCGGCGCTGCGGCAGGCAGGTTGCGAATGCCTCCCAACTACTGGGATCCCATCGTGTATCAAAACGAGCAGCCGACACCACATTGCCTGTTGAGGGTGAGGCGCGACATCGCAGAACTGCACACCGAGCCGCTTCCTGGTGTGTTCGTCGCTCCGGAGGAGAGCGACCTGACAAGGATCCACGCTGTCCTGGTTGGGCCGTCTAAGACACCGTACCACGGTGGCTTCTTTCACTTCCTGGTGAAGTGCCCTCCGGACTACCCGATGAGCCCCCCGAGGGTGCGAATCATGACTACGGACGGTGGTCGGGTGACGTTCAATCGTCACTTCTACAGCAACGGAAAG GTCTGCCTCAGCCTCTTGGGCACCTTCCAGGGATCTACGTGGAGTCCCGCTCAGACCGTGGGAAGTGTGCTGCTCTCCATCCAGTCGATCATGACCGAAGATCCGTTCGACGACCAGGGTCTCGTTGCGGCGGTGCCGCTCCCGGGCAGGGACCCGCGGTGCACCAGCAGGGTCACCGTGTCGCACGAGACCATCCGGGCGGCCGTGTGCGACGTCGTCGAGAGCTGCCTGCGTGGACACGCTCCGTGGCCGACGAGCTTGAGGGAGCCGGTGCTGAAGGCGTTCGCCGAGAACTACCCGCACTACGAGGAAGCCTGCAAGAACAACCTCGTCGCGGACGGCAGGGCGATGGTCGGCGCCGGCATGATCTCTGCCGACCAAAGCAAGTACGACTTCGAGACGCTGCTGAAGCGACTGCAGGGTCTGAACGAGCAGGTGCGCGAGCAGGGGAACGAAGCTGCCGCCGGCGCCGCCACGGCAAATGCCGCGACTGACTGA